A single Desulfovibrio legallii DNA region contains:
- a CDS encoding DUF4881 domain-containing protein has protein sequence MKMQNLLLTLAMVGSLALLAGCNFDGGVEQGRCVAFDPAAKTVTIVVDVTHDQFNPHYSGGVHTFKLPAESKDMGPAPTPGGRLMIDLKKSAVLIYEPVSKSVRELPVQFTDVEKNIGADHPKVAGKTFPVVDKEQSSITVYSARLKALLTFKVPAEALDLPPYAWTAGHEVRVAFRNAEKGQAIRVMNVTKTNIFKK, from the coding sequence ATGAAGATGCAAAATCTGCTGCTTACGCTGGCAATGGTCGGCTCCCTCGCCCTGCTTGCCGGCTGCAACTTTGACGGTGGGGTGGAGCAGGGCCGTTGCGTGGCCTTCGACCCCGCCGCAAAAACCGTGACCATCGTGGTGGACGTGACCCACGATCAGTTCAACCCGCACTACAGCGGCGGCGTACACACCTTCAAGCTGCCCGCCGAGTCCAAGGATATGGGCCCCGCGCCCACCCCCGGCGGCCGCCTGATGATCGACCTCAAAAAGTCTGCGGTGCTGATCTACGAGCCCGTCTCCAAGAGCGTGCGGGAGCTGCCCGTGCAGTTTACGGATGTGGAAAAGAACATCGGCGCGGACCACCCCAAGGTGGCGGGCAAGACCTTCCCCGTGGTGGATAAGGAGCAGAGCTCCATCACCGTGTATTCCGCCAGGCTCAAGGCGCTGCTCACCTTTAAGGTTCCGGCCGAAGCCCTGGATCTGCCGCCCTACGCCTGGACGGCCGGACACGAAGTGCGTGTGGCCTTCCGCAATGCGGAGAAGGGCCAGGCCATTCGCGTTATGAACGTAACCAAGACCAATATCTTCAAGAAGTAG
- a CDS encoding sulfite exporter TauE/SafE family protein yields MDWLYMLMPISGVHIFWPGLIILGLGVGIIGGFFGMGGAWMVTPGLNILGFPMAFAIGTDMAQMAGKSLISTMRHGKFGNVDYALGLTMLVGTIIGMELGAQMVMWLERLGSVDKVVRWLYVVLLFLLAWLVFHDIAARKRKEREALAQHKQLDSTATGVDWASRLQAIHIPPVVHYTHANITCSAWLPLIVSLFTGWLAGILGIGGGLIRMPALVYLVGCPTHLAVGTDLFEVAISGLYGAASYAYKGRVELLAALIMLCGAAIGAQIGVVATKYVKGYGIRFVFGLAVVGCLLSVLLKLLQAELPAWNWLLGLVATVVVLTLVTGISLYITVKMVQGAKAELAAKKRQPAAN; encoded by the coding sequence ATGGACTGGTTGTATATGTTGATGCCCATTTCCGGCGTGCACATCTTCTGGCCGGGACTGATCATTCTGGGGCTGGGCGTGGGAATCATCGGCGGGTTCTTCGGCATGGGCGGCGCGTGGATGGTGACGCCCGGCCTGAACATTCTGGGCTTCCCCATGGCTTTTGCCATCGGCACGGACATGGCGCAGATGGCGGGCAAATCGCTTATCTCCACCATGCGGCACGGCAAGTTCGGCAACGTGGACTACGCCCTGGGCCTGACCATGCTGGTGGGAACCATCATCGGCATGGAACTGGGCGCGCAGATGGTCATGTGGCTGGAGCGCCTGGGCTCCGTGGATAAAGTGGTGCGCTGGCTCTATGTGGTGCTGCTCTTCCTGCTGGCCTGGCTGGTCTTCCACGACATCGCCGCCCGCAAGCGCAAGGAGCGTGAGGCCCTGGCCCAGCACAAGCAGCTGGACAGCACCGCCACCGGCGTGGACTGGGCCTCGCGCCTGCAGGCCATCCACATCCCGCCCGTGGTGCACTATACGCACGCCAACATCACCTGCTCGGCCTGGCTGCCGCTGATCGTCAGCCTCTTCACCGGCTGGCTGGCCGGCATCCTGGGCATCGGCGGCGGGCTTATCCGCATGCCCGCCCTGGTGTACCTGGTGGGCTGCCCCACGCACCTGGCCGTGGGCACGGACCTTTTTGAAGTGGCCATCTCCGGCCTCTATGGCGCGGCTTCTTACGCTTACAAGGGCCGCGTGGAGCTCCTGGCCGCCCTGATCATGCTTTGCGGCGCGGCCATCGGCGCGCAGATCGGCGTGGTGGCCACCAAGTACGTCAAGGGTTACGGCATCCGCTTTGTGTTCGGCCTGGCCGTGGTGGGCTGCCTCCTTTCCGTGCTGCTCAAGCTGCTGCAGGCCGAACTGCCGGCCTGGAACTGGCTGCTTGGCCTTGTTGCCACCGTGGTGGTGCTCACCCTGGTGACGGGCATTTCCCTCTACATCACCGTTAAGATGGTGCAGGGAGCCAAGGCGGAATTGGCCGCCAAGAAGCGCCAGCCCGCCGCCAACTAA
- a CDS encoding DVU0150 family protein has protein sequence MSRLRKCWTWIAGCALMVAAMPSLALAAKKSADVVIVADTRKLDGILYWWAEMYNESHFFFAILTMIIIPVVGVIFGWLADLVMSHIGIDLKHRDLAEK, from the coding sequence ATGAGCAGACTACGGAAGTGCTGGACCTGGATCGCCGGCTGCGCCCTGATGGTCGCGGCCATGCCGTCCCTGGCCCTGGCGGCCAAGAAGTCGGCGGATGTGGTCATCGTTGCGGATACGCGCAAACTGGACGGCATCCTTTACTGGTGGGCGGAGATGTATAATGAAAGCCATTTCTTCTTCGCCATTCTGACCATGATCATCATCCCCGTTGTGGGCGTGATTTTCGGGTGGCTGGCCGACCTGGTCATGTCGCACATCGGCATCGACCTCAAGCACCGCGATCTGGCGGAAAAGTAG
- a CDS encoding sigma-54-dependent transcriptional regulator: MRFPRPLPGGSSLELTSFFLNRSLCSRMLMLGLPLLAVVLLLIVLFTGKAVDTVLNRAIARNAQLQTQAMRLALEETLAETRNQLLILAAGSMDLKAMTDRFRFRVRTKGPRYREVAFMGLTPESRYVLLNHEGAVISVPPQAALASPTGPFHHMCGEQRPGYVSVGQPLEAVYPLVPVGNALQTVTLYVLRFSTPVYDAQGHFAGCLLLSLDLHELRDTISAYSAPEAPIAADAETRVRSLFFDREGWMLFQSEPNDAALNKKSLNTDIVRAGFAGDFGRPGFNLAFRPGPDHLSYWSMVADVQEGRSGQLPMRESVTVWSNGQMRVERVSYVPVTFQPEVAAPPVVLGGLAVLDTSFTTTRAGMQIMGIYIAAFGGGFLLLGLSLWWLARQMSGCLRSVTGRLHERNAEDSAAPLNLPPMPVELERLRTDIDALLERLRQVRELCRSQEAEHNAQWRREPVLDLPHPQDLPAHGLVGNSPPMRALYEQVRKAAQVSADVLVVGETGTGKELVSAAIHRLSARHAGPFITINCGALDENLLMDTLFGHIKGAFTEARQSRKGAFLAACGGTLMLDEVGNAAPKVQQALLRALSTRCIRPLGSDKDVPFDTRIIAATNAPLLDDARSGGFREDLYYRLAVITIHTPPLRERREDIPTLTVCFLTAAHEAAARKALAEGKPAPAGPPRLSRGALARLMAHSWPGNVRELKNTLTRALAFCEGDLLYEENIQLASAEAPRPLSDAPAPPAADPNAEAPKAPAAPDAARQSREPAPDAGEAAERSQPPAETAAQAPGPVQRGDALLLAARQAGQESRLNRRILQTWPQLTAKGSVSRQEYQRLAGGDISVRTALYDLQLLVSLGLLRREGRGPAQRYLLTGLGQAASGDPPPA; the protein is encoded by the coding sequence GTGCGATTCCCCAGACCCCTACCCGGCGGCAGCTCGCTGGAGCTGACCAGTTTTTTCCTCAACCGCAGCCTGTGCAGCCGCATGCTCATGCTGGGCCTGCCTTTGCTGGCCGTGGTGCTGCTGCTCATCGTGCTGTTTACGGGCAAGGCCGTGGATACGGTCCTGAACCGCGCAATTGCGCGCAACGCCCAGCTCCAGACCCAGGCCATGCGCCTGGCCCTGGAAGAAACCCTGGCCGAAACCCGCAATCAGCTGCTCATCCTGGCCGCCGGGTCCATGGACCTTAAGGCCATGACCGATCGCTTCCGCTTCCGCGTGCGGACCAAGGGGCCGCGCTACCGGGAGGTGGCCTTTATGGGCCTCACCCCGGAAAGCCGCTATGTACTGCTCAACCACGAGGGCGCGGTCATCAGCGTTCCCCCCCAGGCGGCCCTGGCCAGCCCTACGGGGCCCTTCCACCACATGTGCGGCGAGCAGCGGCCGGGCTACGTCTCCGTAGGGCAGCCGCTGGAAGCGGTCTACCCTCTGGTGCCGGTGGGCAACGCGCTGCAGACCGTCACCCTCTATGTGCTGCGCTTCTCCACGCCGGTCTACGACGCCCAGGGCCATTTCGCGGGCTGCCTGCTCCTCTCCCTGGACCTGCACGAGCTGCGCGACACCATTTCAGCCTATTCCGCGCCTGAGGCCCCCATCGCCGCCGACGCGGAAACCCGGGTCCGCAGCCTGTTCTTCGACCGCGAAGGCTGGATGCTCTTCCAGTCCGAACCCAACGACGCGGCCCTGAACAAAAAAAGCCTGAACACGGACATCGTGCGGGCGGGCTTTGCGGGCGACTTCGGCAGGCCGGGCTTCAACCTGGCCTTCCGCCCGGGCCCGGACCACCTCAGCTACTGGAGCATGGTGGCGGACGTGCAGGAGGGCCGCTCCGGCCAGCTGCCCATGCGCGAAAGCGTCACCGTCTGGAGCAACGGGCAGATGCGCGTGGAGCGGGTCAGTTATGTGCCCGTGACCTTTCAGCCGGAAGTGGCGGCCCCGCCGGTGGTGCTGGGCGGCCTGGCCGTGCTGGACACCAGCTTCACCACCACCCGCGCGGGCATGCAGATCATGGGCATCTACATCGCCGCCTTCGGCGGCGGCTTTCTGCTGCTGGGCCTGAGCCTCTGGTGGCTGGCCCGCCAGATGAGCGGCTGCCTGCGCAGCGTCACCGGCCGCCTGCACGAACGCAACGCCGAGGACAGCGCAGCGCCCCTCAACCTTCCCCCCATGCCCGTAGAGCTGGAACGGCTGCGCACGGATATCGACGCCCTGCTGGAGCGGCTGCGCCAGGTCAGGGAACTCTGCCGCAGCCAGGAGGCGGAGCACAACGCCCAGTGGCGGCGCGAACCCGTGCTTGATCTGCCCCATCCGCAGGATCTGCCCGCCCACGGCCTGGTGGGCAATTCCCCGCCCATGCGCGCCCTCTACGAGCAGGTGCGCAAAGCCGCCCAGGTCTCGGCCGACGTGCTGGTAGTGGGCGAAACGGGCACGGGCAAGGAACTGGTCTCTGCAGCCATCCACCGCCTGAGCGCCCGGCACGCCGGGCCCTTCATCACCATCAACTGCGGCGCGCTGGACGAAAACCTGCTCATGGACACGCTCTTCGGCCACATCAAAGGAGCCTTCACCGAGGCCCGCCAAAGCCGCAAGGGGGCCTTCCTGGCGGCCTGCGGCGGCACCCTCATGCTGGACGAGGTGGGCAACGCCGCCCCCAAGGTGCAGCAGGCCCTCCTGCGGGCGCTCTCCACCCGCTGCATCCGCCCCCTGGGCAGCGACAAGGACGTGCCCTTCGATACCCGCATCATCGCCGCCACCAACGCCCCCCTGCTGGACGACGCCCGCAGCGGCGGCTTCCGCGAGGATCTCTACTACCGCCTGGCCGTCATCACCATCCACACCCCGCCCCTGCGCGAACGCCGGGAAGATATCCCCACCCTCACGGTCTGTTTTCTCACCGCCGCGCACGAGGCGGCGGCGCGCAAAGCCCTGGCCGAAGGCAAACCCGCCCCCGCGGGCCCGCCGCGCCTCAGCCGGGGCGCGCTGGCCCGGCTCATGGCCCACTCCTGGCCGGGCAACGTGCGCGAGCTCAAAAACACCCTCACCCGCGCCCTGGCCTTCTGCGAAGGGGACCTGCTGTACGAGGAAAATATCCAGCTGGCTTCGGCGGAAGCGCCGCGCCCCTTAAGCGACGCGCCCGCGCCGCCTGCCGCGGACCCGAACGCAGAGGCCCCCAAGGCCCCGGCCGCCCCCGACGCCGCCCGGCAAAGCCGGGAACCCGCCCCCGACGCCGGGGAAGCCGCGGAACGCAGCCAGCCCCCGGCCGAAACCGCCGCGCAGGCCCCCGGACCCGTGCAAAGGGGCGACGCCCTGCTCCTGGCGGCCCGTCAGGCCGGTCAGGAGAGCCGCCTTAACCGCCGCATTCTGCAGACCTGGCCGCAGCTGACGGCCAAAGGCAGCGTCAGTCGGCAGGAATACCAACGCCTGGCCGGCGGGGACATTTCCGTGCGCACGGCCCTTTACGACCTGCAGCTGCTGGTCAGCCTGGGCCTGCTGCGCCGCGAAGGCCGCGGCCCGGCCCAACGCTACCTGCTCACCGGCCTGGGGCAGGCCGCTTCCGGCGATCCGCCCCCGGCATAA